Below is a genomic region from Amycolatopsis sp. 195334CR.
CACCACGTAACCGCCGGTACCGGCGTCGGTCTGCACGATGACCCGGCCCTGCTCGTCGAGGTCGGCGAGGTGGTGGTAGCCGAGGTTCTGCGGGGTGGGCAGCTCGCGGTAGGTGCCGGGCGCGTTCCCCGGCCACACCACCAGGATGAGCCGCGAGCCGGCGTCGGCCCAGCCGGCGACGTCGCCGGCGTTGTTGACCGCCCACGCCGATGAGCTGGTCCACGCGGGATTCGCGGGCAGCTTGGTGACCTGGCCACCGTGGCCGACGGTCACCGCGTGGAAGACGCCGTCGACGACGGTGTCGCCGATCACCAGGCCGGAGGCGTTCACGTCGCGCAGGTGCGGCACGCTGGTGTCGGCCCGGAACACCACCTTCCCGTTGTCCCACAACGTTCCCCGGGGGTCGGCGACACCGTCGCCCCAGAGCGGCCTCAGCCCGGTGATGCCCACCGCGTACCGGCTGCCGTCGTAGGCGTCGACCTCACCGATCTCCGCGCCCGGCGGCAGGTCCCAGACGGTCTTCTGCCAGGCGCAGGCCGCCGCCGGTTCCGCCGCCACGGCCGGACCGGCGGGGATCGCCGCCAGCGCCGCCCCGAACACGGCCGTGGCGAGTACGCGTCTCAGTCGTTTCTCCGACACCAAAGCACCTTTCTGTCCTGAATGGATGGTCAGCCGCAGGTCCACACCGTCGGCATGTGCTTGCCACCGGGGATCGCCCAGCTCCGGCCCGCGATCGCGCCGTCGTCGCTGGACACCAGGAGCTGCAGCCCGTGGGTCTCGGTGAAGTTCAGCGTGGAGCCGAGCGTGGTCCGCTGCCACACCCCGAATTCGCGCCAGTCCGGATCGTCGGTGCGGCCGACGAGCTGCCCGTCGTCGTTGATGCCCCGGATGTCCGCGGACCGCGTCACCTCACGCGGCTGCCCGTCCCGGTCCCAGAGCACGCTGCGGAAGAAGGCGCCCGTCTCGTAGCTGGCTTCGCCGATGACCCGGCCGTTCGAGATCCCCCGGGTGATGACGTCGTAAGCCCCTTCGGGCAGCGGCAACCGGCGCGCCACCCCGTCCCGCCAGAGGTACGGCACCTGGTTGTAGTCCTCTTCGACCGAGACCAGCACGGTGCCGTCCTCGTCGATGCCGTCGGCGGTGGCCCGCGTCCCGGGCAGGCCGGTCAGCTCCACCACCGTGCCCGGTGCGTCGGCGGGCCAGATGACCGGATGCCAGAAGGGCCCGTCCTCGGCCATCGTCTCGACGGCGCCGACGATGTCACCTTTGTCGTTGACGCCTTCGGCCATCGACTGGCCGGCACCGGGCAGTTCGGGCAGGCGCTCCATCCGGCCGTCGCGCGACCGGATGGCGGCGCGGAAACCGGTCTGCTGGTAGGCGATGCCGACCACGGTCCCGGCGTTGTTCACCCCGGTGATGGTCAGCCGCTTCTGGAACTCGGGGTCGTCGAGGTTGCCGAACTCGGTGAACTGGCCGTTCTTCCACCGCACGGCCCGGCTGCCCTGCTCGGAGTCCGCGCCGTAGGAGACGCTGCCCGCGTAGCCGCCGGTGCCGTCCGCCGCGTCCACCCCGCCGGTGAGTGCGCCGGACGGCAGCGGCAGGACGGTCCGCGTCCAGGTGCACGCGTCCGGTGCGGCGGGCCCCGCCGAGGCCGCGGGCGCCACCGCACCGGTCATCGTCGCGATCAGCACCCCGGAAAGCAGGAAGCGCGTGAGAAACCGGTTCGTCATGCCGCCCATTCACCGGCAGCGACCTATATCCACGCCATATTCCGGGAAACGGACTAACGCAGCTCGGCGGCCGACGGCACGACCACCGCGTAGAGATCACCGATCGTGGCGAGGGCCGCGCGGTGCTGGTCCGCCGCGGCCACCGGACCGGCGGCGGACGGCAGGGCGCGGGTGGCGCAGGCCCCGGCGACCACGGTCGGGGTGTTCCCGCGCAGGAACGCGCCTTCCGCGGTGAACGTGACGCACATGTGGGTCATGAACCCGGCGATCACCACGTCCCGGTGCCCGGCGGCGTCGACCAGCTCCCCCAGTTCGGTGCCGACGAACGAGTTCGGCGCGGTCTTCACCACGACCCGCTCGCCCGGCGCGGGCGCCACGCGCTCGTGGATCCGCCCGATCTCCTGTCGGATGTCGTAGGGGCTGCCCTCGCCGCTGTCGTGCATGACGTGGATGACGGTGGCGCCTTCGGCCCGGGCACGGGCCAGCAGCGCGGCCGCCTCGTCGAGCGCGCTCTCCCAGCCGTCGAGCTCCATCACGCCACGCGTGTAGGTGTTCTGGTAGTCGACGAGGATCAGCGTGGCGCCCGAAAGCGCGGCGGCGGTGGTCGGCAGGCTGCTGATTTCGCGGAGCGTGGTGCTGGTCATCTTGTTCCTTCGGTTCGTCGGGGTACGGCTACCATCGTGGCTGACCTGATCGACCACGGAGATACGGAATCGGGTCAGCCCTGGCCGGGATCGGCCGACATCCGCGAGGGAGGGACCCGATGCGTGCTCCGGGAGTGGCCGTCCTGGCCTTCGACGGCATCAGCCCGTTCCACCTCGCCGTGCCGTCGCTCGTGTGGGGGCCGGAAGCCCCCACCGGCGACCTCGAACCGTGGCCGATCACGGTGGCCGCGCCGGAGCCGGGCCGCCTCAGGACCACCGCGGGCTACGCGATCGACGTGACCGCGGGCCTCGACGCGCTCGACACCGCCGACATAGTCGTCGTGCCGTGGTGGTCCCATCCGGAGTCGCCCGCGCCCTCGGCGGTCTCGGCCGCGTTGCGTGCCGCGCACGAGCGCGGCGCGCTGGTCGTCGGACTCTGCCTGGGGGTGTTCGTCGTGGCCGATGCCGGGATCCTCGACGGCCGCGCGGCGACCACGCACTGGAGGTGGGCGGACACGTTCCGGCGGCGTTTTC
It encodes:
- a CDS encoding isochorismatase family protein, which produces MTSTTLREISSLPTTAAALSGATLILVDYQNTYTRGVMELDGWESALDEAAALLARARAEGATVIHVMHDSGEGSPYDIRQEIGRIHERVAPAPGERVVVKTAPNSFVGTELGELVDAAGHRDVVIAGFMTHMCVTFTAEGAFLRGNTPTVVAGACATRALPSAAGPVAAADQHRAALATIGDLYAVVVPSAAELR